The following are from one region of the Halodesulfurarchaeum sp. HSR-GB genome:
- the rbcL gene encoding type III ribulose-bisphosphate carboxylase has protein sequence MTGIAYADFVDTDYQPAPEELVCDFAIEPASGLSMEDAAGRVASESSNGTWAALAVGEDFTDVGATAFEIGDGTIRVAYPETLFEFGNMPQVLSCVAGNIMGMKAVDSIRLQDCSWPADLATSFPGPQFGSAVKETFLDAGDRPALATVPKPKVGLSTKRHAEIGYEAWTGGIDLLKDDENLTDQSFNSFADRVTESFEMRDRAQDETGDRKDYLVNITADVETMKERADFVADQGGNFVMVDVITTGWGAVQSVREHTEKRGLAIHAHRAMHAAFDRLSHHGVSMRVLAQIARLTGVDHIHTGTANLGKLENEDTAGINEWLQSDLHGMNDVLPVASGGLHPGTVEPLLDALGTDLIVQAGGGIHGHPDGTHAGAKALRQAVDAYMAGESVTDAGESHEELGRALDEWGAETPI, from the coding sequence ATGACCGGGATAGCCTACGCGGACTTCGTGGATACGGACTACCAGCCAGCGCCAGAGGAACTCGTCTGTGATTTTGCCATCGAACCCGCGTCGGGGTTGTCGATGGAAGACGCAGCCGGGCGTGTCGCCTCGGAAAGTTCCAATGGAACCTGGGCCGCGCTGGCGGTCGGCGAAGACTTCACCGACGTGGGCGCGACAGCCTTCGAGATCGGTGACGGAACGATTCGAGTCGCCTACCCCGAGACGCTGTTCGAGTTCGGGAACATGCCCCAGGTCCTCTCCTGTGTCGCGGGCAACATTATGGGGATGAAGGCTGTGGACTCGATTCGACTCCAGGACTGTTCGTGGCCGGCCGACTTGGCCACGTCCTTCCCGGGCCCGCAGTTCGGTTCGGCCGTCAAAGAAACGTTCCTGGACGCCGGGGACAGACCCGCGCTGGCGACGGTCCCCAAGCCGAAAGTCGGGCTCTCGACGAAGCGCCACGCTGAGATCGGCTACGAGGCCTGGACCGGTGGCATCGATCTGTTGAAAGACGACGAGAACCTGACCGACCAGTCCTTCAACAGCTTTGCCGACCGGGTCACCGAGAGCTTCGAAATGCGGGATCGGGCACAGGACGAGACCGGCGACCGCAAGGATTACCTGGTGAACATCACCGCCGACGTCGAGACGATGAAAGAGCGGGCCGACTTCGTGGCCGACCAGGGCGGGAACTTCGTCATGGTCGATGTCATCACCACCGGCTGGGGCGCGGTCCAGTCGGTCCGGGAGCACACCGAAAAGCGCGGGCTCGCGATCCACGCTCACCGGGCGATGCACGCGGCCTTCGATCGACTCTCCCATCACGGCGTCTCGATGCGCGTGCTCGCCCAGATCGCTCGTCTCACGGGCGTCGATCACATTCACACCGGGACGGCAAACCTGGGAAAACTCGAAAACGAGGACACGGCGGGCATCAACGAGTGGTTACAATCCGACCTGCACGGGATGAACGACGTTCTCCCAGTTGCGTCGGGCGGCCTCCATCCGGGCACCGTCGAACCACTCCTGGACGCGTTGGGCACGGATCTCATCGTCCAGGCTGGCGGTGGCATCCACGGCCATCCAGACGGGACTCACGCCGGCGCTAAAGCGCTCCGCCAGGCGGTCGACGCCTACATGGCCGGCGAATCCGTAACGGACGCGGGCGAGAGCCACGAGGAACTCGGCCGTGCCCTCGATGAGTGGGGCGCAGAGACGCCTATCTGA
- a CDS encoding uracil-DNA glycosylase encodes MKVITDRTRNPFGFSPPCEEFIPGSGDPNADFHLIGDRPSEPTATALLEDERFEPLRAVLEAVGLLNGGAPGGLYTSYLYPCYQNGEPTPATREAAEALFDAELRAITAHVLLPVGEAAIEYALRNYSSIAPGEQSAAIHGTEITNGSWIIVPIRDPTVWEPGDAETLEATLQSLRSFDYRRESDLGRHVTGPGSYRVR; translated from the coding sequence GTGAAGGTCATCACTGATCGCACGCGAAATCCGTTCGGATTCTCCCCGCCCTGTGAGGAGTTCATCCCGGGCAGTGGGGATCCAAACGCCGATTTTCACCTGATCGGAGATCGGCCGTCCGAACCGACTGCAACGGCTCTCCTCGAGGACGAGCGCTTCGAACCGCTTCGAGCCGTCCTCGAAGCAGTCGGTTTGCTAAATGGTGGTGCGCCGGGTGGCCTCTATACGTCCTATCTGTACCCGTGTTACCAGAACGGCGAACCGACGCCCGCGACCCGCGAGGCCGCCGAAGCCCTCTTCGACGCCGAACTCAGGGCGATCACCGCCCACGTATTGCTTCCGGTGGGCGAGGCGGCCATCGAATACGCCCTTCGGAACTACAGTTCGATTGCCCCGGGCGAACAATCGGCGGCGATCCACGGAACCGAAATTACGAACGGTTCCTGGATCATCGTGCCCATCCGTGACCCGACGGTGTGGGAACCCGGTGACGCCGAAACGCTCGAAGCAACCCTGCAATCGCTTCGATCCTTCGACTACCGCCGCGAGAGTGACCTCGGCCGTCACGTGACCGGGCCGGGAAGCTACCGCGTCAGATAG
- a CDS encoding class 1 fructose-bisphosphatase, with the protein MATDTDPIEAVFEVVASVAPEIRAGLPGRRTALDSENVTGDTQLAADVWADELLYDRLGEVEGIGEYASEERETVTDIGEGYAVALDPLDGSSNLRSNNPMGTVVGVYDGSLPTSGQDLVAAGFVLYGPITTMVIAQEGQPEGYVVEDGTRRSTGPVELPADPTVYGFGGRVPEWSEAFDEYVSEVQDELKLRYGGAMIADVSQVLTYGGIFGYPALSSRPNGKLRLLFESAPIAYVVEQAGGASTDGEQSLLDIEATDLHQRTPTFVGNESYIHRLEEAV; encoded by the coding sequence ATGGCGACGGACACAGACCCAATCGAGGCCGTCTTCGAGGTCGTAGCGAGTGTCGCCCCCGAGATCCGTGCTGGGCTGCCAGGTCGTCGAACCGCCCTCGACTCGGAGAACGTCACCGGCGACACCCAGCTGGCCGCCGACGTCTGGGCCGACGAACTGCTCTACGACCGGCTTGGCGAGGTCGAGGGGATCGGCGAGTACGCCAGTGAGGAACGGGAAACCGTAACAGACATCGGCGAGGGCTATGCTGTCGCCCTGGATCCCCTCGATGGCTCCTCGAACCTCCGGTCGAACAACCCGATGGGGACGGTCGTCGGGGTTTACGACGGTTCGCTTCCCACTTCGGGACAGGACCTGGTCGCCGCCGGGTTCGTCCTGTACGGACCCATAACCACCATGGTTATCGCCCAGGAGGGGCAGCCCGAGGGGTACGTCGTCGAGGACGGCACCCGTCGGTCGACCGGCCCGGTTGAACTGCCCGCCGACCCGACCGTGTATGGATTTGGCGGTCGGGTTCCGGAGTGGTCCGAAGCCTTCGATGAGTACGTGAGCGAGGTGCAGGACGAACTGAAGCTCCGCTATGGCGGCGCGATGATTGCGGACGTAAGTCAGGTGCTCACCTACGGTGGCATCTTCGGCTATCCGGCACTGTCCTCCCGTCCGAACGGAAAACTCCGACTGCTCTTCGAATCCGCGCCGATCGCCTACGTGGTCGAACAGGCCGGCGGGGCCTCGACTGACGGCGAGCAGTCGCTGCTGGACATCGAGGCCACGGACCTTCACCAGCGGACGCCCACCTTCGTGGGCAACGAATCGTACATCCACCGACTGGAAGAAGCGGTGTAG